A single window of Granulicella mallensis MP5ACTX8 DNA harbors:
- a CDS encoding NirA family protein — protein MDTSAIVNSAEFTSEQKEYLQGFFAGVAQRGLAPFVGHTADGRITSDPNQAAESLWFNTPVEDLAREERWKHEQDPFSLWDKLLQYANRNEPPTDDDRFRIKYFGLFYVAPAQDSFMLRLRIPGGILFTHQLRGLAQMAEEWGSGRADLTTRSNLQIREFQPKDIVRVLNRLQSLGMTSRGAGADNIRNITASPTTGLDPQELLDVAPLADAMQAYISNSPDMYLLPRKFNIAFDNGGAISVVADTNDIGFIAVEVRGDQSVPAGVYFRVLLCGITGHRQFATDCGLLLRPDQTVAVAAAMVRVFTQHGDRTDRKEARLKYLVDQWGVEKFLSETEKLLAFPLIHVPASECEPRRPIDRAGHIGVHAQAQPGLYYIGVSVPVGQLPVSQMKALADIADRYGSGELRLTVWQNLLIPNISGEYLEAAREALVAAGLNYTASTVLSGTIACTGSQGCRFAASDTKTHAVALARQLDKNFPLLDQPINLHVTGCSHSCAQHYVGDVGLMGVKVGGEEGYQVLLGGGTDQQQGIARELIPAIKFSDLPPVMDRLFQAYIGKRNSDESFLDFTRRHDLEALKAFCVHEEN, from the coding sequence ATGGACACGAGCGCCATCGTCAATTCGGCTGAGTTCACCAGCGAGCAGAAGGAGTACCTTCAGGGCTTCTTCGCGGGAGTAGCCCAACGCGGCCTCGCCCCTTTCGTGGGCCACACTGCGGATGGCCGCATCACCAGCGACCCGAATCAAGCCGCTGAGTCTCTCTGGTTCAATACCCCGGTTGAAGATCTCGCTCGCGAAGAACGCTGGAAGCATGAGCAGGATCCCTTCTCCCTCTGGGACAAGCTCCTGCAGTATGCGAACCGGAATGAGCCGCCTACTGACGACGATCGCTTCCGAATCAAATACTTCGGGCTCTTCTACGTCGCTCCCGCGCAGGACTCGTTTATGCTTCGCCTGCGTATCCCGGGCGGCATTCTCTTTACCCATCAACTCCGCGGGCTGGCCCAGATGGCCGAGGAGTGGGGCTCCGGCCGCGCGGACCTTACCACTCGCAGCAACCTGCAGATCCGTGAGTTTCAGCCCAAAGATATCGTTCGTGTGCTCAACCGTCTGCAGTCGCTCGGAATGACCTCACGCGGCGCGGGCGCGGACAACATCCGCAACATCACCGCCTCGCCCACGACGGGCCTCGATCCGCAGGAGTTGCTGGACGTCGCTCCGCTGGCCGACGCGATGCAGGCTTACATCTCGAACTCGCCGGACATGTACCTCCTGCCGCGCAAGTTCAATATCGCGTTCGATAATGGCGGGGCGATCTCCGTTGTTGCGGACACCAACGATATCGGCTTCATCGCCGTCGAGGTCAGGGGAGACCAAAGCGTTCCGGCTGGTGTCTACTTCCGCGTGCTGCTCTGCGGCATCACCGGACACCGCCAGTTTGCTACCGACTGCGGCCTGCTTTTGCGCCCCGATCAGACGGTAGCGGTTGCGGCTGCCATGGTCCGCGTCTTCACCCAGCACGGCGACCGTACCGACCGTAAGGAGGCACGGCTGAAGTATCTGGTCGACCAGTGGGGCGTAGAAAAATTCCTCTCTGAGACAGAAAAGCTCCTCGCCTTTCCGCTCATCCATGTTCCGGCCTCCGAGTGCGAACCACGTCGACCCATCGACCGCGCCGGCCACATCGGTGTCCACGCACAAGCACAGCCCGGGCTGTACTACATCGGCGTCTCCGTCCCGGTCGGCCAGCTTCCTGTCTCGCAGATGAAAGCCTTGGCCGATATCGCGGACCGCTACGGTAGCGGCGAGTTGCGTCTTACCGTTTGGCAGAACCTGCTGATTCCCAACATCTCTGGCGAATATCTTGAAGCGGCAAGGGAAGCTTTAGTTGCTGCAGGCCTGAACTACACCGCCAGCACTGTTCTTAGCGGAACGATCGCCTGCACCGGCAGCCAGGGTTGTCGCTTCGCGGCCTCCGATACCAAGACACACGCTGTCGCTCTTGCTCGGCAGCTCGACAAGAACTTTCCCTTGCTTGACCAGCCGATCAACCTTCATGTCACGGGTTGCTCTCACTCCTGCGCCCAGCACTATGTCGGCGACGTTGGCCTGATGGGCGTCAAAGTCGGTGGCGAAGAGGGCTACCAGGTTCTCCTCGGCGGCGGCACAGACCAGCAGCAGGGAATCGCTCGCGAGCTGATTCCTGCCATCAAGTTTTCGGATCTGCCTCCGGTCATGGATCGCCTCTTTCAGGCCTATATCGGCAAGAGAAATAGCGACGAGTCTTTCCTGGACTTCACCCGCCGTCACGATCTCGAAGCGCTCAAGGCCTTCTGCGTTCATGAGGAGAACTGA
- a CDS encoding diflavin oxidoreductase, producing the protein MSHQVPFIPDNAPFTPEQRGWLNGFLAGLYSNAANQTADVPSSLKIAVLYASQSGTAEGLARKVVKDLKAKGHIASLISLEGYTPAALIAERYAIFIASTYGEGDAPDAVRPFFEQLCLEHFPCCENLSYSVLALGDSSYEHFCKFGIDLDSKLAALGGVRIANRIDCDVDLDEAFAQWKQALYFGLDDMASARPVRSALSASITSASKVDEPVAATHTRENPYLAPLVDKRPLTQDVSSKLTLHLAFNISGSDVTYDAGDACGVIPQNDPGLVEEILHALNFNGTVPVQLPKSGATNLYDALLNHLQITRLTRKMIEAYATIGKQSVQCHTLTSLLVPEQQGFLEKYTYDRGLIDLIHDYPHILHDPADLVAMLPRLSPRLYSISSSPYAHTGEIHTTVAVVRYRSHNRERGGVCSTLFADRTATGETLPVYIQPNKRFRLPADSAAPIIMIGPGTGIAPFRAFLHQRRALGHTGCNWLFFGERSAATDFLYRDELLAMQADGHLTRLDLAFSRDQEHKIYVQDRMLEQAATFYQWLEGGASLYVCGDASRMAKDVDATLHTIVERQSGLSADAASEYINALKDQHRYHRDVY; encoded by the coding sequence ATGTCCCATCAAGTTCCATTCATTCCGGACAACGCTCCCTTCACTCCCGAGCAGCGTGGCTGGCTCAATGGCTTCCTCGCGGGCCTGTACTCCAACGCGGCGAACCAGACTGCGGACGTCCCGTCGTCGCTGAAGATTGCGGTGCTCTACGCTTCGCAGTCCGGCACCGCCGAGGGGCTGGCTCGCAAGGTCGTCAAGGACCTCAAAGCCAAGGGCCACATCGCGTCGCTCATCTCGCTGGAGGGCTATACGCCCGCAGCACTTATCGCCGAACGCTATGCCATCTTCATCGCCAGCACTTATGGCGAAGGTGACGCACCTGACGCCGTGCGTCCCTTCTTCGAGCAGCTTTGCCTCGAGCACTTTCCCTGTTGCGAGAACCTCTCCTACTCCGTGCTCGCACTGGGCGATTCCAGCTACGAACACTTCTGCAAGTTCGGTATCGATCTCGACTCCAAGCTCGCCGCACTAGGCGGCGTTCGCATCGCCAACCGCATTGATTGCGACGTCGATCTCGATGAGGCCTTCGCTCAGTGGAAGCAAGCTCTCTACTTTGGTCTTGATGACATGGCCTCCGCTCGCCCTGTTCGCTCTGCACTGTCGGCCTCGATCACCTCTGCCAGCAAGGTCGATGAGCCCGTCGCCGCTACGCACACACGCGAGAATCCTTACCTTGCGCCTCTCGTCGATAAGCGTCCTCTCACGCAAGATGTATCCAGCAAACTCACGCTGCACTTGGCCTTCAACATCAGCGGCTCAGACGTTACGTACGACGCCGGCGATGCCTGTGGAGTCATCCCCCAGAACGATCCCGGCCTCGTCGAAGAGATTCTCCACGCGCTCAACTTCAACGGAACGGTTCCCGTACAACTCCCAAAATCCGGAGCTACCAATCTCTACGATGCGCTCCTCAACCATCTCCAGATCACCCGCCTGACCCGCAAGATGATCGAGGCCTACGCCACGATCGGAAAGCAGTCGGTGCAGTGCCACACGCTCACCAGCCTCCTCGTCCCCGAGCAGCAGGGATTTCTAGAAAAGTACACCTACGATCGCGGCCTCATCGACCTCATCCACGATTACCCCCACATTCTGCACGATCCTGCCGATTTAGTAGCCATGCTGCCGCGCCTCTCCCCGCGCCTCTACTCCATCTCATCCAGTCCCTACGCCCACACCGGAGAGATTCACACTACGGTCGCCGTCGTCCGCTACCGCTCGCACAACCGCGAACGTGGCGGCGTCTGCTCGACTCTCTTCGCGGATCGTACGGCTACGGGCGAGACTCTGCCTGTCTACATCCAACCGAATAAGCGCTTCCGTCTTCCCGCAGATTCTGCGGCACCCATCATCATGATCGGCCCTGGCACGGGGATTGCCCCGTTCCGCGCGTTTCTACATCAGCGTCGCGCTCTCGGCCACACCGGCTGCAACTGGCTTTTCTTTGGCGAACGCAGCGCCGCCACTGACTTCCTGTATCGCGATGAACTGCTTGCCATGCAGGCTGACGGCCATCTCACACGCCTCGACCTCGCCTTCTCCCGCGATCAGGAACACAAGATCTATGTCCAGGACCGCATGCTCGAGCAGGCTGCGACTTTTTACCAGTGGCTCGAAGGAGGCGCGAGTCTCTACGTCTGCGGCGATGCCTCGCGCATGGCCAAAGACGTAGACGCCACGCTGCATACCATCGTCGAGCGGCAATCCGGTTTGTCCGCGGACGCTGCTTCCGAATACATCAACGCACTCAAGGATCAGCACCGCTACCACCGCGACGTCTACTAG
- a CDS encoding DmsC/YnfH family molybdoenzyme membrane anchor subunit, with translation MSLPLHELAHNDSTNSIVRLTENGIEFFPAPTAEVKTSLIPARPLGPGEQYRFHFDMTKCIGCRSCEVACNEQNNTPPDLRWRRIGEIEGGTYPNTDRFYLSMGCNHCLSAECIKGCPVDAYTKDSITGIVLHSADACIGCQYCVWNCPYSVPQFNPERGVVGKCDMCHGRLTDGLEPACVNACPEAAIEIEIVDQLEWRSDYAAGNAPGMPNAGVTISTTRITLPEGAQASLERVDIETLRPEHPHWSLVWMTSLIQLSTGTLVAALLSHHDSPITLTLILALTAFTFNISVLHLGRPAYAWRALKMWRRSWLSREVLLFGLFFGALATLTAATWIDSLHLFFIAPIVLLSLKICAPVFGIAGILASAYIYLVPARPAWNMLHTPIDFLLSSGVLGSAAAPLLLRATNLQRVIPQLHFIAPSLTAKSFPLWPLVLCSVLWMLNHITRAIRLHHSETYEHRAAASLLNTDSLRGTFLVGFAFIGIAIMLSLAGMPLLALPAALAGVLSARYLFFVSVVPLNMALTFVRSVHA, from the coding sequence ATGTCTCTTCCGCTGCACGAACTCGCGCACAACGATTCCACGAACTCCATCGTGCGTCTGACGGAGAATGGTATCGAGTTCTTTCCTGCGCCTACAGCGGAAGTAAAGACCAGCCTCATTCCTGCACGGCCTCTCGGACCGGGTGAGCAATATCGCTTTCACTTCGACATGACCAAGTGCATTGGCTGTCGCTCCTGCGAGGTCGCCTGCAATGAGCAGAACAACACGCCACCGGATCTACGCTGGCGGCGCATCGGCGAGATTGAAGGCGGCACCTATCCCAATACCGACCGCTTCTATCTCTCCATGGGCTGCAACCACTGCCTCAGCGCCGAATGCATCAAGGGCTGCCCGGTCGACGCCTACACCAAAGATTCCATCACCGGCATCGTCCTGCACTCCGCCGACGCCTGCATCGGCTGCCAGTACTGCGTATGGAACTGCCCCTACTCCGTCCCGCAGTTCAACCCCGAGCGTGGCGTCGTCGGCAAATGCGATATGTGTCATGGCCGTCTTACCGACGGCCTCGAACCGGCTTGCGTCAACGCCTGCCCTGAGGCCGCTATCGAAATCGAGATCGTCGATCAACTCGAGTGGCGTAGCGACTATGCTGCCGGCAATGCACCCGGCATGCCGAATGCGGGCGTCACCATCTCGACCACTCGTATCACTCTTCCGGAAGGCGCTCAGGCCAGCCTGGAACGTGTTGATATCGAGACCCTTCGTCCTGAGCATCCGCACTGGTCTCTCGTCTGGATGACCTCACTCATCCAACTCTCCACTGGCACTCTCGTTGCCGCTCTGCTCTCTCATCACGACAGTCCCATCACTCTCACGCTCATCCTCGCGCTCACCGCGTTTACGTTCAACATCTCTGTGCTTCATCTTGGACGCCCCGCCTATGCCTGGCGTGCTCTCAAGATGTGGCGTCGTTCCTGGCTCTCTCGCGAGGTACTGCTCTTCGGCCTCTTCTTTGGAGCGTTAGCCACGCTCACGGCAGCCACGTGGATCGACAGCCTGCATCTGTTCTTCATTGCGCCTATCGTCCTGTTGTCACTCAAGATCTGCGCGCCTGTCTTCGGCATCGCCGGCATCCTTGCCAGCGCCTACATCTACCTCGTCCCCGCGCGCCCCGCGTGGAATATGCTTCACACTCCCATTGATTTCCTTCTCAGCTCCGGAGTGCTCGGCTCCGCGGCAGCTCCCTTACTCCTTCGAGCCACCAACCTTCAACGGGTCATCCCGCAGCTTCACTTCATCGCTCCATCACTCACCGCAAAATCCTTTCCCCTCTGGCCGCTGGTTCTTTGTTCTGTTCTCTGGATGCTGAACCACATCACCCGGGCGATTCGACTCCATCACTCTGAGACCTACGAGCACCGCGCAGCCGCGTCGTTGCTCAACACGGATAGCCTGCGCGGTACCTTCCTCGTGGGCTTCGCCTTCATCGGTATTGCCATCATGCTTTCTCTTGCCGGAATGCCCCTGCTAGCCCTGCCTGCTGCGCTCGCCGGAGTTCTTTCCGCGCGCTATCTCTTCTTCGTGTCCGTCGTGCCACTCAACATGGCACTCACCTTCGTCAGGAGCGTCCACGCATGA
- a CDS encoding molybdopterin oxidoreductase family protein — MSSLLTQFKRLVGIDIRSEKYTYAKDATFGYTATSRVPDKWVKTTCGYCSVGCGMLLGVKDNKAVAVRGNPDHPVNRGKLCPKGLSEHHILENPGRSKQPLLRKDGVLTPVSWDEALDTMVERFRDIQSRYGNESLGVVGTGQLLTEEFYTLGKLVQLGLRTRNHDGNTTLCMASAVSGYKLSFGSDGPPGSYADMEQADLILLIGANIADNHPILCHRVDRSPGTKPRKLVVVDPRVTKTAMMADIHLAIKPRGDIALINGIAHVLIREGLIDTEYIAQHTNGFAEFAEFVSTFTPAHVSVVTGLSEAQIIETALLYGRAKAAFIGWTMGVNHSTQGAVTVAAINNLALITGNIGRIGAAPFSITGQCNAMGTRESGFTSSLPGYRKFDNPQDREDLARIWNIPVDRIPTARGLAYPDIIEAAVQGRIKALWFIATNPAVSFPNYKLLEQALRSIEFLVVQDGFHPTPTSEFAHLVLPAAIWGEKEGTYTNSERRVSKANPAVRPPGEARPDFDIFLALAEKLGVRDELYPNWKTPSDAYQEWQRVSAGRMCDYSKFSWQQIDDANGIQWGGESLYRDGVFPTADGRAKLHLVPCEPFVEQPDAEYDFILNTGRTVEHWHTRTKTAEVELLDNMVPNAWLEINPADAARLDLKPHDRVTVHSRRGAVADLELRITGIVAPGQVFMPFHFAETNSNIVTLGAFDPISREPNFKQCAVRIERTPMRDRRKQASRRPAPPNLNPHKLHASSPKNL; from the coding sequence ATGAGCTCTCTCCTCACCCAGTTCAAACGCCTCGTCGGTATCGACATCCGCAGCGAGAAGTACACCTACGCCAAGGATGCCACCTTCGGCTACACCGCCACCTCACGAGTCCCTGACAAGTGGGTGAAGACCACCTGCGGTTACTGTTCCGTAGGCTGCGGCATGCTCCTCGGTGTGAAGGACAATAAGGCCGTTGCCGTGCGCGGCAATCCCGATCATCCGGTCAATCGCGGAAAGCTGTGTCCTAAAGGGCTCTCCGAACACCACATCCTCGAGAACCCCGGCCGCTCCAAACAGCCCCTCCTGCGCAAAGACGGTGTCCTTACTCCCGTCTCCTGGGATGAAGCACTCGACACGATGGTCGAGCGCTTCCGCGACATCCAGTCTCGCTACGGCAACGAGTCCCTGGGCGTCGTCGGCACTGGCCAATTACTCACGGAAGAGTTCTACACGCTTGGCAAGCTCGTCCAGCTTGGGCTTCGCACCCGCAACCATGATGGCAACACGACGCTTTGCATGGCAAGCGCTGTCTCCGGTTACAAGTTGTCTTTCGGTTCGGATGGGCCGCCGGGTTCCTACGCCGACATGGAGCAGGCCGACCTCATTCTCCTCATTGGCGCCAATATCGCCGACAACCACCCCATCCTCTGCCATCGTGTCGATCGCAGTCCCGGCACCAAGCCGCGCAAGCTCGTCGTCGTCGATCCGCGCGTGACCAAGACTGCGATGATGGCTGACATCCATCTCGCCATCAAGCCGCGTGGAGACATCGCCCTCATCAACGGCATCGCCCATGTTCTCATCCGCGAAGGCCTCATCGATACTGAGTACATCGCCCAGCACACCAACGGCTTCGCCGAGTTCGCAGAGTTCGTCTCCACCTTTACACCCGCTCACGTATCTGTTGTGACCGGCCTTTCCGAAGCTCAGATCATCGAGACGGCGCTTCTCTACGGTCGTGCCAAAGCCGCTTTCATCGGCTGGACGATGGGCGTCAATCACTCCACTCAGGGAGCGGTCACCGTTGCCGCCATCAACAACCTCGCGCTGATCACGGGCAACATCGGTCGCATCGGAGCCGCTCCCTTCTCCATTACCGGCCAGTGCAACGCCATGGGCACTCGTGAGAGCGGCTTCACCTCTTCACTTCCCGGGTATCGCAAGTTCGACAATCCGCAGGACCGCGAAGACCTCGCTCGCATCTGGAACATCCCTGTCGATCGCATCCCCACTGCTCGCGGTCTTGCTTATCCTGACATCATTGAAGCTGCCGTTCAGGGCCGCATCAAAGCTCTCTGGTTCATCGCGACCAACCCCGCTGTCTCTTTCCCCAACTACAAGCTGCTCGAGCAAGCACTTCGTTCTATCGAGTTCCTTGTGGTGCAGGATGGCTTCCACCCCACGCCCACCAGCGAGTTTGCGCACCTCGTTTTACCCGCCGCCATCTGGGGCGAGAAGGAAGGCACCTATACCAACTCCGAGCGGCGCGTCTCCAAGGCCAATCCCGCCGTTCGTCCTCCCGGCGAAGCTCGCCCTGACTTCGATATCTTCCTCGCCCTGGCCGAAAAGCTGGGCGTGCGTGATGAGCTTTATCCGAACTGGAAGACTCCCAGCGATGCGTACCAGGAGTGGCAGCGCGTCTCCGCGGGACGCATGTGCGACTACAGCAAATTTTCGTGGCAGCAGATCGACGATGCCAACGGTATTCAGTGGGGAGGGGAATCGCTCTATCGCGACGGCGTCTTTCCGACCGCCGATGGCCGCGCCAAGCTGCATCTCGTCCCCTGCGAACCCTTCGTCGAGCAACCGGATGCCGAATACGACTTCATCTTGAACACCGGCCGCACCGTGGAGCACTGGCACACCCGCACCAAGACCGCAGAGGTAGAACTCCTCGACAACATGGTGCCCAACGCCTGGCTTGAGATTAACCCTGCCGATGCGGCGCGTCTCGACCTCAAGCCTCATGATCGAGTCACCGTCCATAGCCGCCGTGGCGCTGTCGCGGACCTCGAACTCCGCATCACCGGCATTGTCGCTCCCGGCCAGGTCTTCATGCCCTTCCACTTTGCGGAGACCAACTCCAATATCGTCACCCTTGGCGCATTCGATCCCATATCGCGCGAGCCCAACTTCAAGCAATGTGCCGTTCGCATCGAACGAACACCCATGCGTGACCGACGCAAACAGGCCTCAAGAAGGCCAGCTCCTCCCAACCTCAACCCTCACAAGCTGCACGCATCGTCACCCAAAAATCTCTAA
- a CDS encoding nitrate/nitrite transporter, translating to MANMKAFFKSGHPPTLFAAFLYFDFSFAVWVLNGAMGPFISEQFHLSPAQIGLMVSVPTLAGAFMRFPLGVLSQYIGRKKAAIVEMSAIVLALVFGFLFVKSYNDVLAMGVLLGIAGASFGVALSLGSGWFPRQYKGLAMGIAGAGNSGTALAALFAPRLAMHFGWQRVYGFAAVMMLLPLIVMIVLAKEPPDIEHQTLRQHLSCLFEKDGWVFNLIYIITFGGFLGLATFLPSFYYSQFHVTKVQAGSLTVLATLTGSLTRVVGGWFADRVGGITTLSVVFLIAVAGLFGLMTAPSLLATTLLFMLCFAALGAGNGATFQLVPLRWPLTTAVAGGMIGEIGALGGGILPNLLGQSKQHTGSYRAGFILYAGLAIVVLIVMRLVARVWTRTWVTTGGRAIPSASMFVAESVRHGDLGEAVHAEAIV from the coding sequence ATGGCAAATATGAAAGCCTTCTTCAAATCGGGCCATCCCCCAACCCTCTTCGCGGCCTTTCTCTACTTCGATTTTTCTTTCGCCGTCTGGGTTCTCAACGGTGCCATGGGGCCCTTCATCTCCGAGCAGTTCCATCTCTCGCCTGCCCAGATCGGCTTGATGGTCTCCGTGCCCACTCTCGCCGGTGCCTTTATGCGCTTCCCACTCGGCGTCCTCTCTCAATACATCGGGAGAAAGAAGGCGGCCATCGTGGAGATGTCGGCCATCGTATTGGCACTCGTCTTTGGCTTCCTCTTCGTCAAGTCCTACAACGATGTGCTCGCGATGGGAGTTCTGTTGGGCATTGCGGGAGCCAGCTTCGGAGTCGCCTTATCGCTGGGCTCGGGTTGGTTCCCGAGGCAATACAAGGGCCTCGCCATGGGGATCGCCGGGGCAGGCAATAGCGGTACAGCTTTAGCCGCTCTCTTCGCTCCACGTCTCGCGATGCACTTCGGCTGGCAGCGCGTCTACGGCTTCGCTGCCGTGATGATGCTCCTTCCGCTGATCGTCATGATCGTTCTCGCCAAAGAGCCGCCCGATATCGAGCATCAGACTCTTCGGCAGCATCTCTCCTGCCTCTTCGAGAAGGATGGCTGGGTCTTCAATCTCATCTACATCATCACGTTTGGTGGATTCCTCGGCCTCGCCACCTTCCTGCCGTCCTTCTACTATTCGCAGTTTCACGTCACCAAGGTTCAGGCCGGCAGCCTCACCGTACTCGCGACTCTTACCGGCTCGCTTACCCGCGTCGTAGGCGGCTGGTTCGCGGATCGCGTCGGAGGCATCACCACTCTCTCGGTCGTCTTCCTCATTGCGGTCGCAGGACTCTTCGGCCTCATGACCGCTCCCTCTCTTCTCGCGACAACCCTGCTCTTCATGCTCTGCTTTGCGGCTCTTGGAGCAGGCAATGGCGCCACCTTCCAACTCGTTCCGCTACGCTGGCCCCTCACCACGGCGGTCGCCGGAGGCATGATCGGCGAGATCGGAGCCCTTGGTGGCGGCATCCTGCCTAACCTCCTCGGTCAATCCAAACAACACACTGGCTCTTACCGCGCAGGGTTCATTCTGTACGCCGGCCTCGCCATCGTTGTTCTGATCGTGATGCGTCTCGTCGCCCGCGTCTGGACTCGCACCTGGGTCACGACCGGTGGTCGCGCTATTCCATCTGCTTCGATGTTTGTCGCAGAAAGTGTGAGACATGGGGATCTGGGAGAAGCCGTCCACGCTGAAGCCATCGTGTAG
- a CDS encoding DHA2 family efflux MFS transporter permease subunit codes for MAAEVSSSGQWKPDVNPWLIAATVALAAFMEVLDTSIANVALPHIAGDLGASTSQGTWVLTSYLVSNAIILPVGAWASSVIGRKNFFLLCITIFTAASFLCGIAPTLPILLLARVLQGIGGGGLQPMAQAIMADSFEPKKRGQAFALYGLVAVLAPSLGPTIGGWITDNYSWRWIFYINLPVGILAFFLVSRLVQDPPWIKADRSNLRKLDYIGLGLLTVAMAGMQIMLDKGEENDWFASNLILTCGLLFVAGMAGLIWWQWRAKNPIMNLRLFKYKNFAICCLLMILVGGVLNAATVLEPQFLQQLMGYTATRAGEALAGGGVALLVVMPLAGVATGKFPARNMAAFGFACFAGAFYYTSTHFTLTMTFGFASWLRILQMFAIPFAFIAITNAAYVGLPKEASNQVSGIINFVRNVGGSIFIAATGAIVTNRSLFHQAHLQEYMQPGNPAFVSRINALTAYFGGSGKGPGPGLMARAEVYQELNQQAAAMAYQDIYRLLCWMAIGMIACAFILSKNKPGEGAPKGEAMH; via the coding sequence ATGGCAGCAGAGGTCTCTAGTAGCGGGCAATGGAAACCTGACGTCAACCCGTGGCTCATCGCTGCAACGGTTGCGCTGGCTGCCTTCATGGAGGTCCTCGATACCTCCATTGCCAATGTTGCCCTTCCTCACATTGCCGGCGACCTCGGCGCCAGCACCAGTCAGGGAACCTGGGTACTCACCAGCTATCTTGTTTCCAACGCAATCATTCTGCCAGTTGGTGCGTGGGCATCGAGTGTCATCGGCCGTAAGAACTTCTTTCTGCTCTGCATTACGATCTTCACCGCCGCAAGCTTTCTCTGCGGTATTGCGCCAACACTTCCGATCTTGCTTTTGGCACGTGTTCTTCAGGGCATCGGAGGTGGCGGCCTTCAGCCGATGGCGCAAGCCATCATGGCAGATTCATTTGAGCCAAAGAAACGAGGCCAGGCCTTCGCGCTTTACGGCCTCGTCGCTGTACTTGCGCCCTCCCTCGGCCCGACGATCGGCGGTTGGATCACGGACAACTACTCGTGGCGTTGGATCTTCTATATCAACCTGCCAGTTGGCATTCTTGCCTTCTTTCTGGTGAGCCGGCTGGTTCAAGATCCACCCTGGATCAAAGCCGACCGCTCCAACCTCAGGAAACTGGATTACATCGGCCTGGGTCTGCTGACCGTTGCCATGGCCGGCATGCAGATCATGCTCGATAAGGGTGAAGAGAACGACTGGTTTGCCTCCAACTTAATCCTCACCTGTGGCTTGCTGTTCGTTGCTGGGATGGCTGGCCTCATCTGGTGGCAGTGGCGGGCTAAGAATCCCATCATGAATCTGAGGCTTTTCAAGTACAAGAACTTCGCCATCTGCTGCCTGCTCATGATCCTGGTCGGCGGTGTCTTGAATGCTGCCACTGTACTTGAGCCGCAATTCCTGCAGCAGCTAATGGGCTACACGGCAACCCGCGCTGGAGAAGCGCTCGCGGGCGGAGGTGTTGCCCTGCTCGTCGTTATGCCTCTGGCAGGAGTGGCTACCGGCAAGTTCCCGGCAAGGAACATGGCTGCGTTCGGGTTCGCTTGTTTTGCCGGTGCGTTCTATTACACCTCAACGCACTTCACGCTGACGATGACGTTCGGTTTTGCCTCCTGGTTGCGAATTCTTCAGATGTTCGCGATTCCTTTCGCCTTCATCGCCATCACCAACGCAGCCTATGTCGGGCTTCCGAAAGAGGCGAGCAACCAGGTCTCGGGGATCATCAACTTCGTCCGCAACGTTGGTGGCAGCATCTTCATTGCTGCCACCGGAGCGATTGTCACCAACCGCTCACTCTTCCATCAGGCACATCTGCAGGAGTACATGCAACCTGGCAATCCTGCCTTCGTCAGCCGGATCAACGCACTTACCGCTTACTTCGGCGGAAGCGGGAAAGGGCCGGGGCCCGGCCTCATGGCACGAGCTGAGGTCTATCAGGAACTCAATCAGCAGGCCGCCGCCATGGCGTATCAGGACATCTACCGTCTGCTTTGTTGGATGGCAATCGGCATGATAGCGTGCGCCTTCATTCTAAGTAAGAACAAGCCCGGCGAGGGAGCTCCTAAAGGAGAAGCAATGCACTAG
- a CDS encoding TetR/AcrR family transcriptional regulator encodes MSRAKPRKRLTREESQAQTRAALIAVGRKHFLRYGLGGAVAEKIAEDAGYSRGALYSNFGGKEELFVAVIQEEQAHRLDFFRSLLKEEPSGKKRLKKMRDAIAELMTDHDWIVLRAEFEVGALRSERIRQSFVEVHRQQIRDGGDLIRDLVKAPDVTSKLMPDDFIAVIINLAHGLAVTQRILGAEQSQRSTRNLIQSLFDHLISSA; translated from the coding sequence GTGAGCAGAGCAAAACCACGGAAGCGGCTCACCCGAGAGGAGAGCCAGGCACAGACCCGCGCCGCACTGATCGCCGTGGGGCGCAAGCACTTTTTGCGTTACGGGCTTGGCGGTGCCGTGGCGGAGAAGATCGCGGAGGATGCCGGTTATTCTCGGGGCGCTCTGTATTCCAATTTCGGCGGTAAAGAGGAATTGTTTGTCGCTGTCATCCAGGAGGAGCAGGCGCATCGGCTGGATTTTTTCCGGTCTCTGCTGAAGGAGGAGCCTTCAGGGAAGAAACGGTTGAAGAAAATGCGGGACGCCATCGCCGAACTGATGACGGACCACGATTGGATCGTACTCCGTGCTGAATTCGAGGTCGGAGCTCTTCGAAGCGAACGTATCCGGCAAAGCTTTGTTGAAGTGCATCGGCAGCAGATTCGCGACGGAGGTGATCTCATCAGAGATCTCGTGAAAGCTCCTGACGTCACTTCGAAATTGATGCCGGATGATTTCATCGCGGTTATCATCAATCTCGCTCACGGTCTGGCAGTTACCCAGAGAATCCTTGGCGCAGAACAGTCGCAGAGAAGCACACGCAACCTGATCCAGTCTCTGTTTGATCATTTGATATCGTCTGCGTGA